One Candidatus Sulfurimonas baltica DNA segment encodes these proteins:
- the truD gene encoding tRNA pseudouridine(13) synthase TruD — translation MDRFYSLNHSSIEFHFKQTPRDFVVEELPLYEFSGEGEHLVLFVRKKNLSTLELVSMIAKYLGIKNKEIGYAGLKDKHAMTKQYISLHKKYEEAMDNFSHENIKILSKAYHNNKIRIGHLKGNRFYIILKKVNPTSAQKIDEALKNISKFGMPNFFGYQRFGNDGDNHIDGEKIAKGEKKERNPKIKKLLINAYQSHLFNLWLSRRLEINTLIQNFEAKELESLLNMTNDELTKMKSQKHPFKLIRGDIMEHYPHGRLFDFDGQEEDSNRFNDKTISPTGLLCGGKVKMSSDSAGIIEKDYNDEINVDGARRYAWVFPEKIEGRFKKEEAQYELNFSLPKGSYATVLIEELAKRKLI, via the coding sequence ATGGATAGATTTTATTCGTTAAACCACTCTAGTATTGAGTTTCATTTTAAGCAAACACCTAGAGATTTTGTTGTTGAAGAATTACCACTTTATGAGTTTTCAGGCGAAGGCGAGCATCTTGTATTATTTGTAAGAAAGAAAAACCTCTCTACACTTGAACTTGTAAGTATGATTGCTAAATATTTAGGAATTAAAAATAAAGAGATAGGTTACGCAGGTCTTAAAGACAAGCATGCTATGACTAAACAATATATATCCTTGCATAAAAAATATGAAGAAGCAATGGATAATTTTTCACATGAAAATATAAAGATTTTATCAAAAGCATATCATAATAATAAGATTAGAATAGGGCACTTAAAAGGTAATAGATTTTATATCATACTTAAAAAAGTAAATCCAACTTCTGCTCAAAAAATAGACGAAGCTCTTAAAAATATTTCTAAATTTGGTATGCCAAACTTTTTTGGTTATCAACGTTTTGGAAATGACGGTGATAATCATATAGATGGTGAAAAAATAGCTAAAGGTGAAAAAAAAGAGCGTAATCCGAAAATAAAAAAATTACTTATAAATGCTTATCAGAGCCATCTATTTAACCTATGGCTAAGTAGAAGATTAGAGATAAATACTCTTATCCAAAATTTTGAAGCCAAAGAGCTAGAATCACTTTTGAATATGACAAACGATGAATTAACAAAAATGAAGTCTCAAAAACATCCATTTAAGCTCATTAGAGGTGACATAATGGAACATTATCCACATGGCAGGCTTTTTGATTTTGATGGGCAAGAGGAAGATTCTAACAGGTTTAATGATAAAACAATATCCCCCACAGGTCTCTTATGCGGTGGTAAGGTTAAGATGTCATCAGACTCTGCCGGAATAATAGAAAAAGATTACAACGATGAAATTAATGTTGACGGTGCAAGAAGATATGCTTGGGTTTTTCCTGAAAAAATAGAGGGCAGGTTTAAGAAAGAGGAAGCTCAGTATGAGTTAAACTTTTCTCTTCCAAAAGGGTCATATGCAACGGTTCTTATAGAAGAGTTAGCAAAGCGAAAGCTTATTTAA
- a CDS encoding ChaN family lipoprotein yields the protein MQFILTLFISMLFIGCTEPITPKQLYHSLDCKEGIYSLKSAECINHEEFIERLEPYKVIFIGDHHSSKKHHENVADIIYSLSKKGYRIHLANEWFTPADNDILDDYANGLLNDEEFTKKINWEKRKYFKFNLFSPIYHSIIKTKGKLYGINLSKTQRKLISNKNISQMSTEERNFFDTLDLDVFAHKEFLSPFFNHCQQARGTQSTSECINRMYRVQVAWDSKMANESAKIAKNMLLSSKDKLIVFAGEMHLSNGLGVNMRFARESKMPFVTILPQRKIYTNVLHGKSDFIYIYKQDDEAKKIEAELIKGM from the coding sequence ATGCAATTTATTTTAACATTGTTTATATCTATGCTATTTATTGGGTGTACAGAGCCAATTACTCCAAAGCAACTCTATCATTCACTAGATTGTAAAGAGGGTATCTATTCGTTAAAAAGTGCCGAATGCATAAACCATGAAGAGTTTATTGAGAGACTTGAACCCTATAAAGTAATATTTATAGGAGATCATCATAGTAGTAAAAAGCACCATGAAAATGTTGCGGATATAATCTACAGTCTATCTAAGAAAGGCTACCGAATTCATCTTGCCAACGAGTGGTTTACACCTGCGGACAATGATATTTTGGACGATTATGCAAATGGATTACTAAATGATGAAGAGTTTACTAAAAAAATAAACTGGGAAAAAAGAAAGTACTTTAAATTTAATCTTTTTTCACCAATATACCACTCTATCATTAAAACAAAAGGGAAACTTTACGGAATTAATCTATCAAAAACACAGCGTAAACTTATTTCAAATAAAAATATTTCTCAAATGAGCACGGAGGAAAGAAATTTTTTCGACACACTTGATTTAGATGTATTTGCACATAAAGAATTTCTATCACCATTTTTCAATCATTGTCAACAAGCAAGAGGCACTCAAAGCACTTCAGAGTGTATAAATAGAATGTATCGGGTTCAGGTAGCATGGGACAGTAAAATGGCAAACGAGAGTGCTAAAATAGCAAAAAACATGTTGCTCTCGAGCAAAGATAAACTTATTGTTTTTGCTGGAGAGATGCATTTAAGTAATGGGCTTGGTGTTAACATGCGATTTGCAAGAGAGTCTAAAATGCCATTTGTGACAATACTACCACAGCGTAAAATTTACACTAATGTTTTACATGGTAAATCTGATTTTATTTATATATATAAACAAGACGATGAAGCCAAAAAGATTGAAGCTGAGTTAATTAAAGGAATGTAA
- a CDS encoding phosphatidylserine decarboxylase, producing the protein MSRHITSAISQSFAKFANKEFSKTIQNFINNSYVNLMGLDMSEFNSPNTYSSLNALFTRKLREDRIYSLDADDFISPCDSLISECGELQEEYALQIKGMRYKCDELLGDNFSQEEKNRVHNGTFVNFYLSPKDYHRYHIPTNLKVLKATHIPGKFYPVNIPSLKKRVNLFIENERVVLMCETVSKKRFYIVLVSALNVGVMQVAFEANIKTNADALKSSTYSYSDLNLNKGDDFGCFEMGSTIVILAEKGMLELNIKAGDNVKYADTIAKVN; encoded by the coding sequence ATGAGTAGACATATAACTTCGGCAATTTCACAAAGTTTTGCAAAATTTGCAAATAAAGAGTTTTCAAAAACAATTCAAAATTTTATAAATAATTCCTATGTAAATTTAATGGGTTTAGATATGAGTGAATTTAATTCACCAAATACTTATAGCAGCTTAAATGCTCTTTTTACGAGAAAGTTGAGAGAAGATAGAATATATTCACTAGATGCAGATGATTTCATATCCCCTTGTGATTCTCTTATATCGGAGTGCGGAGAACTACAAGAAGAGTATGCGCTTCAAATTAAAGGAATGAGGTATAAATGTGATGAGCTTTTAGGTGATAATTTTTCTCAAGAAGAGAAAAACAGAGTTCACAATGGAACTTTTGTAAACTTTTATCTTTCACCAAAAGATTACCATCGTTATCATATTCCTACAAACCTCAAAGTCCTTAAAGCTACACATATTCCAGGTAAATTTTACCCTGTAAATATTCCATCTCTTAAAAAGAGAGTTAACCTTTTTATAGAAAACGAGAGAGTAGTTTTGATGTGTGAAACTGTATCTAAAAAAAGATTTTATATTGTGCTAGTAAGTGCGTTAAACGTCGGTGTTATGCAAGTTGCTTTTGAGGCAAATATAAAAACTAATGCCGATGCACTTAAGAGCAGTACCTATAGTTATAGTGATTTAAATCTTAACAAGGGTGATGATTTTGGTTGTTTTGAGATGGGATCGACTATAGTAATATTAGCCGAAAAAGGGATGTTGGAATTAAATATTAAAGCTGGCGATAATGTTAAGTATGCTGACACTATCGCAAAAGTTAATTAA
- a CDS encoding thiamine-phosphate kinase has protein sequence MNLENYFISQFKSKYIGDDGALIKQNVYSKDAFFENVHFKREWMSYYQIAYKAMIINISDAVAMNAKPKYALLSVSMPRSITKTQMRELSSGFKDAASKYAIEIIGGDTISNIKLDITITIVSQTNRPLLRSNIKEGYLIAFTGELGRSKKDLRKLMNLGKINKKSKFVDIKLRDKFLSNSERFLSSGMDISDGLFSDLDKLASVNRVGFKFNKNISKSIGCSGEEYEMLVAFDKRDKKAVLRRAEQSRTPLNIFAKSVRKRYVNCCKANHF, from the coding sequence TTGAATCTAGAAAATTATTTTATATCACAATTTAAGAGTAAATATATTGGTGATGATGGGGCTTTGATAAAACAGAATGTTTATTCAAAAGATGCTTTTTTTGAAAATGTGCACTTCAAGCGTGAGTGGATGAGTTATTATCAAATAGCTTATAAGGCAATGATAATAAATATTTCAGATGCAGTTGCCATGAATGCAAAACCAAAATATGCACTATTGAGTGTTTCTATGCCTCGCAGCATTACTAAAACACAGATGAGAGAGCTATCATCAGGCTTTAAAGATGCTGCGTCCAAATATGCAATTGAAATAATAGGTGGAGATACTATAAGTAATATTAAGCTCGATATTACTATAACGATTGTTTCACAAACGAATAGACCACTTTTGAGAAGTAATATTAAAGAGGGATATTTAATCGCTTTTACTGGAGAGCTTGGTAGAAGTAAAAAAGATTTAAGAAAGCTTATGAATTTAGGTAAAATTAATAAGAAATCTAAGTTTGTAGATATAAAACTAAGAGATAAATTTTTATCAAATTCAGAGCGATTTTTAAGCTCAGGAATGGATATCTCAGATGGTCTGTTTAGTGACTTAGATAAGCTTGCATCAGTAAATAGAGTAGGGTTTAAATTTAATAAAAACATATCAAAATCTATTGGATGCAGCGGAGAAGAGTATGAAATGTTGGTTGCATTTGACAAAAGAGATAAAAAAGCTGTTTTAAGACGGGCAGAGCAGAGCAGAACGCCACTAAATATTTTTGCTAAAAGTGTAAGAAAGAGATATGTAAATTGCTGTAAAGCGAATCATTTTTAA
- a CDS encoding leucyl aminopeptidase, whose amino-acid sequence MNTKILNKNISDISANILVEFLTEDELSLHAEYKLLNLAGFKAEQDSICFLHEKGLLLCGVESKNSEDVRSATVSMIKALKSSNYESAKLSAISNSTLPAIVEGIVLGGYEFNDYKSKPKEITLKDVSIASNELNFEELENTFNEGMIVAKATCFTRDIVNTAPQEMHPQSMVEVARKLAADNSLECSILQEKELEEENMGAMLAVGRASVHGSALIHLSYKPANPKKIISLVGKGLTYDSGGLSLKAPTAMVTMKMDKAGACAVMGMIKAASELKLEVEIHAFIGAVENMVGANAYKPDDILVSRSKTTIEVRNTDAEGRLVLADVLAYAQDKIKADYIFDFATLTGACMVALGQYTTGVMGHSDKIKNDFLKAGTESGELVGFLPFNKHLKKLLKSEIADISNTSSKPYGGAITAGLFLDKFIQDDMKDKWMHFDIAGSAYTETPWDCNVYGATGAGVRMVTHYLKNI is encoded by the coding sequence ATGAACACAAAAATACTAAATAAAAATATATCAGATATATCAGCGAATATCTTAGTTGAGTTTTTAACTGAAGATGAATTATCTCTACATGCAGAGTACAAATTACTAAACTTAGCCGGCTTTAAAGCAGAACAAGACTCTATATGTTTTTTACATGAAAAAGGTTTACTTCTTTGTGGTGTTGAAAGCAAAAACAGTGAAGATGTAAGAAGTGCTACGGTTAGCATGATTAAAGCACTTAAGAGTTCTAACTATGAAAGTGCTAAGCTAAGTGCTATTTCTAATTCTACACTACCTGCTATAGTTGAGGGTATTGTTTTAGGTGGTTATGAATTTAATGATTATAAATCTAAGCCAAAAGAGATAACACTTAAAGATGTTTCAATAGCATCAAATGAATTAAATTTTGAAGAACTTGAAAACACTTTCAATGAAGGTATGATTGTTGCAAAAGCTACATGTTTTACACGTGACATTGTAAACACAGCACCTCAAGAGATGCACCCACAATCTATGGTAGAAGTAGCTAGAAAATTGGCAGCTGACAACTCACTAGAGTGCAGTATCCTTCAGGAAAAAGAGTTAGAAGAAGAGAACATGGGTGCTATGCTGGCTGTTGGTCGTGCCTCTGTTCATGGAAGTGCTTTAATACACCTCTCATACAAACCTGCCAACCCTAAAAAAATAATATCTCTTGTTGGAAAAGGTCTAACGTATGATAGTGGCGGACTTAGCCTAAAAGCTCCAACAGCCATGGTAACTATGAAAATGGATAAAGCTGGAGCATGTGCAGTTATGGGGATGATAAAAGCAGCAAGTGAATTGAAGCTTGAAGTTGAAATTCACGCCTTTATTGGTGCGGTTGAGAATATGGTTGGGGCAAACGCATACAAACCTGACGACATATTAGTATCAAGAAGTAAAACTACTATAGAGGTTAGAAATACAGATGCCGAAGGTCGATTAGTTTTAGCAGATGTATTGGCTTATGCTCAAGACAAGATAAAAGCTGACTATATATTTGACTTTGCTACACTTACCGGTGCATGTATGGTTGCCCTAGGTCAGTACACAACCGGGGTTATGGGGCATTCAGATAAGATAAAAAATGACTTTTTAAAAGCCGGAACTGAATCTGGTGAGTTAGTAGGGTTCTTACCATTTAATAAACATCTTAAAAAACTTCTAAAAAGTGAAATAGCAGACATCTCCAACACATCTTCAAAACCATATGGTGGAGCTATTACAGCCGGACTTTTTTTAGATAAGTTTATACAAGATGACATGAAAGATAAATGGATGCATTTTGACATAGCTGGATCTGCTTACACAGAAACTCCATGGGACTGTAACGTATACGGTGCAACAGGTGCCGGCGTACGTATGGTGACTCACTACTTGAAAAATATATAA
- the ychF gene encoding redox-regulated ATPase YchF, with translation MGLSIGLVGLPNVGKSTTFNALTKAQNAEAANYPFCTIEPNKAVVPVPDKRLAELAKIVNPERIQYSTLDFVDIAGLVKGASKGEGLGNKFLSNIRETEVILQIVRCFDNDNIVHNEGNIDPLRDVDIIEGELILADIEVLQNRIDRLKKQAKFDKNAQAILTIAEELLEFLADGNLARNFVKKDTEEYIQLNNEVRLLTNKEIMYGANVDEDGLLEDNDYVIRLKEHASKNNCEIIKLCAKIEEELIGLEEDEAQEFLNDLGVEESGLEQIIHKGFDKLGLMSYFTAGVKEVRAWTIRKNSTAPKAAAAIHNDFEKGFIRAEVIAYNDYVELGGESKAKEAGKMRLEGKEYIVQDGDIMHFRFNV, from the coding sequence ATGGGTTTAAGTATAGGTCTAGTAGGACTTCCAAACGTAGGTAAATCAACAACTTTCAATGCACTAACAAAAGCACAAAATGCAGAGGCAGCTAACTATCCTTTTTGTACAATTGAGCCAAACAAAGCAGTAGTTCCTGTTCCAGATAAAAGACTGGCAGAACTTGCTAAAATTGTTAATCCTGAGAGAATTCAATACTCAACACTTGACTTTGTAGATATTGCTGGTCTTGTTAAAGGTGCTAGTAAGGGTGAAGGATTAGGAAACAAATTTTTATCAAATATTCGTGAAACAGAAGTTATACTTCAAATTGTTAGATGTTTTGACAATGACAACATCGTTCACAATGAAGGGAATATTGACCCTTTAAGAGACGTTGACATAATTGAGGGTGAGCTAATACTTGCTGACATAGAAGTATTACAAAACAGAATAGACAGATTGAAAAAACAAGCAAAATTTGATAAAAATGCTCAAGCTATTTTAACTATTGCCGAAGAACTTTTAGAATTTTTAGCTGATGGAAACTTAGCAAGAAATTTCGTAAAAAAAGATACAGAAGAGTATATTCAACTCAATAATGAAGTTAGACTTTTAACCAACAAAGAGATAATGTATGGTGCCAATGTTGATGAAGATGGATTACTTGAGGATAATGATTATGTTATCAGACTTAAAGAGCACGCTTCTAAAAACAACTGTGAGATTATCAAGTTATGCGCAAAAATAGAAGAAGAATTAATCGGTCTTGAAGAAGATGAAGCACAAGAATTTTTGAACGATCTCGGCGTTGAAGAATCAGGATTAGAACAAATAATCCATAAAGGGTTTGATAAACTTGGACTTATGAGTTACTTTACTGCAGGTGTTAAAGAAGTACGTGCTTGGACTATTCGTAAAAACTCTACTGCACCAAAAGCGGCAGCAGCTATACACAACGATTTTGAAAAAGGTTTTATTCGTGCAGAAGTTATAGCTTATAATGACTATGTAGAACTTGGTGGAGAATCTAAAGCTAAAGAAGCTGGAAAGATGAGACTAGAAGGCAAAGAGTATATCGTGCAAGACGGAGATATAATGCACTTTAGATTTAATGTTTAA
- a CDS encoding gamma-glutamylcyclotransferase family protein: MRNIKIFSYGTLQKSKFARNREHKEATLTGMYEIMEGDFPLLVYTHRGNKTINGILFEVTQDEIDEIDDYESLPHLFKREEKTIVLTDGTKETAWVYLLND; this comes from the coding sequence ATGAGAAACATTAAAATATTTAGTTATGGAACACTCCAAAAGAGTAAATTTGCTAGAAATAGAGAACATAAAGAAGCAACCCTTACTGGTATGTACGAGATTATGGAAGGAGACTTTCCACTACTTGTGTATACACATAGAGGTAATAAAACTATAAATGGCATTTTATTTGAAGTTACACAAGATGAAATAGATGAAATAGATGATTATGAAAGTTTGCCACATTTGTTTAAAAGAGAAGAAAAAACGATTGTATTGACTGACGGTACTAAAGAAACGGCATGGGTTTATTTGCTAAATGATTAA
- a CDS encoding cytochrome c3 family protein, whose translation MKHSIFVIPIIILMAWSYLQAENKQLQTTQKVYKHSKEELKNKCDTCHDMREGNEYFHMPVKIGTCTACHNVNTDTKDLLRIKESPEMCILCHSSKRTTYYEDKYQHPAIKQRGCTGCHDPHSGERQFRLKHDKRKDLCLSCHTEKKEWINSVKNKHGAIFLEDGGCFFCHDPHGTNRPKMLKAPTSKDLCLSCHNKPLKRDEDGKMLLNMKEHLENNTKWHGPIITGNCVGCHNPHGSDNHRMLKGPYPSKSIEKFKPESYFCFICHDSEKITQAFTTTFTNFRRNDKNLHTVHVQKSSIVCGTCHEFHAVKEQIPLLKDKTTFAGTKFSLNYMKNIDGGSCNPICHNKREYKRGPEAKK comes from the coding sequence ATGAAACATTCAATATTCGTAATACCTATTATAATTTTAATGGCTTGGAGTTATTTACAAGCTGAAAATAAACAACTCCAAACTACTCAAAAAGTTTACAAACATTCAAAAGAGGAACTTAAAAACAAGTGTGATACATGCCATGATATGCGTGAAGGAAACGAATACTTCCACATGCCTGTAAAAATAGGAACTTGTACTGCATGTCATAATGTTAATACTGATACAAAAGATCTTCTTAGAATAAAAGAATCTCCTGAAATGTGTATATTATGTCACTCTTCAAAAAGAACTACTTACTACGAAGATAAATATCAGCACCCTGCTATTAAACAAAGAGGCTGCACAGGCTGTCACGACCCACATTCCGGTGAACGTCAATTTAGACTAAAACATGATAAAAGAAAAGATCTGTGTCTAAGTTGTCATACAGAAAAAAAAGAGTGGATTAACAGTGTTAAAAATAAACATGGTGCGATATTTTTAGAAGATGGCGGATGTTTCTTTTGCCATGATCCACACGGTACAAATAGACCAAAAATGTTAAAAGCTCCAACATCTAAAGATTTATGTCTTTCATGTCACAACAAACCGCTAAAGAGAGATGAAGACGGTAAAATGCTTCTAAATATGAAAGAGCATCTAGAAAATAACACTAAGTGGCATGGTCCAATAATAACTGGAAATTGTGTTGGGTGTCACAATCCACATGGTTCTGATAATCATAGAATGCTAAAGGGCCCTTACCCTTCTAAAAGTATTGAAAAATTTAAACCTGAGAGTTATTTCTGTTTTATTTGTCACGACAGTGAAAAAATAACTCAGGCATTTACAACAACATTTACAAATTTTAGAAGAAATGATAAAAATCTTCATACCGTACATGTACAGAAATCTTCGATTGTATGCGGAACCTGTCATGAATTTCATGCCGTAAAAGAGCAAATACCTCTGCTTAAGGATAAAACAACATTTGCAGGTACAAAATTCTCTTTAAACTATATGAAAAATATAGATGGCGGTTCTTGTAACCCAATTTGTCATAACAAAAGAGAATATAAAAGAGGGCCTGAGGCTAAAAAATAG